From the Halalkalicoccus sp. CGA53 genome, one window contains:
- a CDS encoding NADH-quinone oxidoreductase subunit N: MMSVTAASTWIALGPALILAATALVVFLADAFDPQGENNALIAGVSLVGTLAAFGVAAEYLFSGVGVDEPLSLLQGQLVVDGMSLFFTLIITSVTSLVIVASYDYLKGQPHKGEFYSLVVLAATGMVLMAHSNSLATVFVSLELASLSSYALVAFLKRNKGSVEAGMKYFLIGALSSAIFVYGISLVYVSTGALQLGLVAEQVGEVENVGILGVGILMIVGGVAFKTASVPFHFWAPEAYEGAPAPISAFISSASKAAGFVVAFRVFVEGFPVDVVLALGVDWVLAFQIIAVVTMLLGNFAAAVQENVKRMLAYSSVGHAGYAMIGLAALTNPGPYNDFVLAAAMAHLFVYGFMNTGAFLFVSLAEHWGIGRTFEDFNGLAKRAPVLSVAVAIFMFSLAGLPIGGGFFSKLFLFYGAVLAGYWWLAAVGVIASAVSLYYYSRLVRAIWIEEPAEDDLTLPDQPLGLYAAIVTAAVFTVLLIPGIFVVIETAQAAAGALF; the protein is encoded by the coding sequence GTGATGAGCGTCACGGCCGCCTCGACGTGGATCGCGCTCGGACCCGCGCTGATCCTCGCCGCGACCGCGCTCGTCGTCTTCCTCGCCGACGCGTTCGATCCGCAGGGCGAGAACAACGCGCTGATCGCCGGAGTTTCGCTGGTCGGGACGCTCGCCGCCTTCGGCGTCGCCGCGGAGTACCTCTTCAGCGGCGTCGGCGTCGACGAGCCGCTCTCACTCCTACAGGGCCAGCTCGTCGTCGACGGGATGAGCCTCTTCTTCACGCTCATCATCACGAGCGTCACCTCGCTCGTGATCGTCGCGAGCTACGACTACCTGAAGGGCCAGCCCCACAAGGGCGAGTTCTACTCGCTGGTCGTGCTCGCCGCGACCGGGATGGTGCTGATGGCACACTCGAACAGCCTGGCGACCGTCTTCGTCAGCCTCGAGCTCGCGAGCCTCTCCTCGTACGCGCTGGTCGCGTTCTTGAAGCGGAACAAGGGGAGCGTTGAGGCCGGCATGAAGTACTTCCTGATCGGCGCGCTCTCCTCCGCGATCTTCGTCTACGGTATCAGCCTCGTCTACGTCAGCACGGGCGCGCTCCAGCTCGGCCTCGTCGCCGAGCAGGTCGGAGAGGTCGAGAACGTCGGCATCCTCGGCGTCGGGATCCTGATGATCGTCGGCGGGGTCGCGTTCAAGACCGCCTCCGTCCCCTTCCACTTCTGGGCGCCGGAGGCGTACGAGGGCGCGCCCGCACCCATCAGCGCGTTCATCTCTTCCGCGTCGAAGGCCGCTGGCTTCGTCGTCGCCTTCCGGGTGTTCGTCGAGGGCTTCCCGGTCGACGTCGTGCTCGCACTCGGCGTCGACTGGGTGCTCGCCTTCCAGATCATCGCCGTCGTCACGATGCTGCTCGGGAATTTCGCGGCGGCCGTCCAGGAGAACGTCAAACGGATGCTCGCGTACTCCTCGGTCGGTCACGCCGGCTACGCGATGATCGGTCTCGCCGCCCTCACGAACCCCGGGCCGTACAACGACTTCGTGCTCGCGGCCGCGATGGCGCACCTGTTCGTCTACGGCTTCATGAACACCGGGGCGTTCCTCTTCGTCTCGCTCGCCGAGCACTGGGGGATCGGCCGTACGTTCGAGGACTTCAACGGTCTCGCGAAGCGCGCGCCGGTGCTCTCGGTCGCGGTGGCGATCTTCATGTTCAGCCTCGCGGGGCTGCCGATCGGCGGCGGCTTCTTCTCGAAGCTCTTCCTGTTCTACGGCGCGGTGCTGGCGGGCTACTGGTGGCTCGCCGCGGTCGGCGTGATCGCGAGCGCGGTCTCGCTTTACTACTACTCGCGGCTGGTCCGGGCGATCTGGATCGAAGAGCCCGCCGAGGACGACCTCACACTGCCGGACCAGCCGCTCGGGCTCTACGCGGCGATCGTCACCGCGGCGGTGTTCACGGTGTTGCTGATCCCGGGGATCTTCGTCGTCATCGAGACGGCACAGGCCGCCGCTGGCGCGCTCTTCTAG
- a CDS encoding OsmC family protein — protein MGEERDHTLEFGLPPELEEAMGYLEPTDRYEAIEAALAGLTACINGTIAYNALREGIGVEEVSTTVRAPVDLRLLFGIHDTDRAGEMFEELVIDVDVTGADLSDEEVDRIESTTCARRSTRSSRSHTRTNRTSGSTPRSERGRQRCFPISAV, from the coding sequence ATGGGTGAAGAAAGGGATCACACCCTCGAGTTCGGCCTCCCGCCGGAGCTCGAGGAGGCCATGGGATATCTCGAACCGACGGATCGGTACGAGGCGATCGAGGCCGCGCTCGCCGGGCTCACGGCGTGTATCAACGGAACGATCGCGTACAACGCGCTCCGCGAGGGGATCGGCGTCGAGGAGGTGAGCACGACCGTGCGCGCCCCGGTCGACCTCCGGTTGCTGTTCGGGATCCACGACACCGACCGTGCCGGGGAGATGTTCGAGGAACTCGTGATCGACGTCGACGTGACCGGCGCCGACCTGAGCGACGAGGAGGTCGATCGGATCGAAAGTACTACCTGCGCTCGCCGGTCTACACGCTCGTCACGCTCGCACACCCGAACGAACCGGACGTCAGGGTCCACTCCTCGTAGCGAGCGCGGGCGACAGCGGTGTTTCCCGATATCGGCGGTGTGA
- the nuoK gene encoding NADH-quinone oxidoreductase subunit NuoK, which yields MIVPPEYYLLLSAGVFCIGLFGVLTRRNALMFLISVELMLNAANINLVAFSYVWGNVTGQTFALFVMALAAAEVAIGIGIILVLYRNFRDVDVTAPAAMRW from the coding sequence ATGATCGTCCCGCCAGAGTACTACCTGCTGCTCTCGGCCGGCGTCTTCTGTATCGGACTCTTCGGCGTGCTCACGCGCCGGAATGCGCTGATGTTCCTCATCAGCGTCGAACTGATGCTGAACGCGGCGAACATCAACCTCGTCGCGTTCTCCTACGTCTGGGGGAACGTAACCGGCCAGACGTTCGCGCTGTTCGTCATGGCGCTCGCCGCCGCCGAGGTCGCGATCGGGATCGGGATCATCTTGGTGCTCTACCGGAACTTCCGTGACGTCGACGTGACCGCACCCGCGGCGATGAGGTGGTAA
- a CDS encoding DHH family phosphoesterase → MTWLLLGVDDVGRVIGTQSDEHVHIVIEDPDEVDAFGSAKDVSVTTGDPTDPAVLARVEEPIGIATGTRDGERTLATIEAARETFPGVPVVVYATGVLDEATRERLSERADRVIGHCEAVWEYVFDIVACEPALRAHELRRTLLGIEGSLGVVMHDNPDPDAIASGIALAALARSYGIEAEACYYGEITHQENRALVNLLDLDLRSLGPDSTGSEFDAIALVDHSTPGINDQLPEETPVEIVIDHHPTHGPVDARHFDIRSWIGSASSILVEYFIQLGVEPDEVLATALLFGIQTDTDGFTRGVSELDFDAAAVLVSLADRGILDRLEQPTMTRETVETFARAIRDLTVRDGVGVSCVGSLRDRDSLAQSADLLLNREDVSVTLVFGIERETVYLSARARGTEVDVGEVLREAFDQIGSAGGHAQMAGGQLPVGILGDGAGEDERLIELVREAIAERFFETVEDHRGRVSRRWPTAGEQRAPRSGERF, encoded by the coding sequence ATGACGTGGCTGTTGCTCGGTGTCGACGACGTCGGCCGTGTGATCGGCACGCAGTCGGACGAGCACGTCCACATCGTGATCGAGGACCCCGACGAGGTCGATGCGTTCGGCTCGGCGAAGGACGTAAGCGTGACCACCGGCGACCCGACCGACCCCGCGGTGCTCGCGAGGGTCGAGGAACCGATCGGGATCGCGACGGGCACGAGAGACGGTGAGCGGACGCTCGCCACGATCGAGGCGGCACGCGAGACGTTCCCGGGCGTACCGGTCGTCGTCTACGCGACCGGGGTGCTCGACGAGGCGACGAGAGAACGCCTCTCGGAGCGTGCCGACCGGGTGATCGGCCACTGCGAGGCGGTCTGGGAGTACGTCTTCGATATCGTCGCCTGCGAGCCGGCGCTCAGGGCCCACGAGCTCCGCCGGACGCTGCTCGGGATCGAGGGGTCGCTCGGGGTCGTGATGCACGACAACCCCGACCCGGACGCGATCGCCTCGGGCATCGCGCTCGCCGCGCTCGCGCGCTCGTACGGGATCGAGGCCGAGGCGTGTTACTACGGGGAGATCACCCACCAGGAGAACCGCGCGTTGGTGAACTTACTCGACCTCGATCTCCGATCGCTGGGGCCGGATTCGACCGGTAGCGAGTTCGACGCCATCGCGCTCGTCGACCACTCGACGCCCGGGATCAACGACCAGCTCCCCGAGGAGACGCCCGTCGAGATCGTGATCGACCACCACCCCACGCACGGACCGGTCGACGCCCGCCACTTCGACATCAGGAGCTGGATCGGCTCGGCGAGTTCTATCCTCGTCGAGTACTTCATCCAGCTGGGCGTCGAACCGGACGAGGTGCTCGCGACGGCGCTGCTGTTCGGCATCCAGACCGACACCGACGGCTTCACCCGCGGCGTCTCCGAACTCGACTTCGACGCCGCCGCGGTGCTCGTGAGCCTCGCCGACAGGGGCATCCTCGACCGGCTCGAGCAGCCGACGATGACCCGCGAGACCGTCGAGACGTTCGCGCGGGCGATCCGTGACCTCACGGTACGAGACGGCGTCGGCGTGAGCTGTGTGGGTTCGCTCAGAGATCGCGACTCGCTCGCGCAGTCGGCCGACCTGCTGTTGAACAGGGAGGACGTCTCGGTCACGCTCGTCTTCGGAATCGAGCGCGAGACGGTCTACCTCTCGGCTCGCGCGCGAGGGACCGAGGTCGACGTCGGCGAGGTGCTACGCGAGGCGTTCGACCAGATCGGGAGCGCGGGTGGCCACGCGCAGATGGCCGGCGGACAGCTCCCGGTCGGGATCCTCGGCGACGGCGCGGGCGAGGACGAGCGGCTGATCGAACTGGTACGGGAGGCGATCGCCGAACGCTTCTTCGAGACGGTCGAGGACCACCGCGGTCGAGTGAGCCGGCGCTGGCCGACGGCGGGAGAGCAGCGGGCGCCGCGCTCCGGCGAGAGGTTTTAG
- a CDS encoding NADH-quinone oxidoreductase subunit J: MALLETIAFVLFAGLTLASSLGAVLVRDVWHAALLLGVALLSVAIHYVMLAAEFIAAMQILVYVGGVLILITFAVMLTRTQGEEAGEANIDVGGAGP; encoded by the coding sequence ATGGCACTCCTAGAGACGATCGCGTTCGTGCTGTTCGCGGGGTTGACCCTCGCGAGCAGCCTCGGGGCAGTCCTCGTTCGGGACGTGTGGCACGCCGCACTCCTGCTCGGGGTCGCGCTGCTCTCGGTCGCGATCCACTACGTGATGCTCGCCGCGGAGTTCATCGCGGCGATGCAGATCCTCGTCTACGTGGGCGGGGTGCTGATACTGATCACGTTCGCGGTGATGCTCACCCGGACGCAGGGGGAGGAAGCGGGCGAAGCGAACATCGACGTGGGGGGTGCGGGGCCATGA
- a CDS encoding complex I subunit 4 family protein, producing MLIESLIAVTLLAALAVFLTPNRFAERVAFAASLLPLVGSLYLWSQFDAEGNALLADSAVAFENRITWISIEPYEIAWHVGLDGVSMPLIVLSTFLTTLAIVSAWTPIVERQSQFYGLMLFMEAALIGVFAQLDFLVWFVFWEAVLIPMYLLIGVWGGPRRKYAAIKFLIYTNVASLVMFLGYVALVFGLGDAVTSFGLPETAQAVHAGELEGLGAIGPETLLTVAFLATFFGFAVKVPVVPFHTWLPDAHVEAPTPVSIMLAGVMLKMGTYALLRFNFTILYDVAIALAVPIAAIGVISVIYGAMLALAQQDLKRIVAYSSISSMGYVILGLVAFTTFGIGGATFQMVAHGLISGLMFMAVGVIYNETHTRMVSDMSGLAERMPYAVGILIAGAFGYMGLPLMAGFAAEFMIFYGAFSSTVLPSAPWFTAIAMFGIVIVAGYLLFAMQRTLFGEFRLETDYEIGRAPLHDVLPLFVLLLSIIALGVDPDIFFTMIQDAVDPIVELGGDA from the coding sequence ATGTTGATCGAGTCACTCATCGCCGTCACGTTGCTCGCAGCGCTCGCCGTGTTCCTCACGCCGAACCGATTCGCCGAACGGGTCGCCTTCGCCGCGAGCCTGCTTCCGCTCGTCGGCAGCCTCTACCTCTGGAGCCAGTTCGACGCGGAGGGCAACGCGTTGCTCGCGGACTCCGCCGTCGCCTTCGAGAACCGGATCACCTGGATTTCAATCGAGCCGTACGAGATCGCCTGGCACGTCGGCCTCGACGGCGTGAGCATGCCGCTGATCGTGCTCTCGACGTTCCTCACGACGCTCGCGATCGTCTCGGCGTGGACGCCGATCGTCGAGCGTCAGTCGCAGTTCTACGGCCTGATGCTGTTCATGGAGGCCGCGCTGATCGGCGTCTTCGCCCAGCTCGACTTCCTCGTCTGGTTCGTCTTCTGGGAGGCCGTCCTGATCCCGATGTACCTGCTCATCGGCGTCTGGGGCGGCCCACGGCGGAAGTACGCCGCGATCAAGTTCCTGATCTACACGAACGTCGCCTCGCTGGTGATGTTTCTGGGGTACGTCGCGCTCGTCTTCGGCCTCGGTGACGCCGTCACCTCCTTCGGCCTCCCCGAGACCGCACAGGCAGTCCACGCCGGCGAACTCGAGGGTCTCGGCGCGATCGGTCCGGAGACCTTACTCACCGTGGCGTTCCTCGCGACGTTCTTCGGGTTCGCGGTGAAGGTCCCCGTGGTGCCGTTTCACACCTGGCTGCCCGACGCCCACGTCGAGGCCCCCACGCCGGTGTCGATCATGCTAGCCGGAGTGATGCTGAAGATGGGCACCTACGCCCTTCTCAGGTTCAACTTCACGATCCTCTACGATGTCGCCATCGCGCTCGCGGTGCCGATCGCGGCAATCGGCGTGATCAGCGTGATCTACGGCGCGATGCTCGCGCTCGCCCAGCAGGATCTGAAGAGGATCGTCGCCTACTCCTCGATCTCCTCGATGGGCTACGTCATCCTCGGGCTGGTCGCGTTCACCACGTTCGGGATCGGCGGCGCGACGTTCCAGATGGTCGCCCACGGCCTGATCTCCGGGCTGATGTTCATGGCCGTCGGCGTCATCTACAACGAGACCCACACCCGGATGGTGAGCGACATGTCCGGGCTCGCCGAGCGGATGCCCTACGCGGTCGGCATCCTCATCGCCGGGGCGTTCGGCTACATGGGCCTGCCGCTGATGGCCGGCTTTGCCGCTGAGTTCATGATCTTCTACGGCGCGTTCAGCTCGACGGTGCTCCCGAGCGCGCCGTGGTTCACCGCGATCGCGATGTTCGGCATCGTGATCGTCGCGGGCTACCTGCTCTTTGCGATGCAGCGGACGCTGTTCGGCGAGTTCAGACTCGAAACCGACTACGAGATCGGGAGGGCACCGCTGCACGACGTACTCCCGCTGTTCGTCCTGCTGCTCTCGATCATCGCGCTGGGTGTCGACCCCGACATCTTCTTCACCATGATACAGGACGCCGTCGACCCGATCGTCGAACTGGGAGGTGACGCGTGA
- a CDS encoding universal stress protein codes for MGSHVLVPVDGSPASRRAAEYAYEQFPDATVRLLYVLDPMVDYSRRLAFPGYTDEDEYTTEREEADAILDSLVRDAPEEIAVETELAAGAPAGAIVEFCDENDVDQIVIGSHGREGVARFLLGSVAETVVRRSVVPVTVVRPE; via the coding sequence ATGGGTTCGCACGTGCTCGTCCCCGTGGACGGATCGCCCGCGTCCCGGCGTGCCGCCGAGTACGCCTACGAACAGTTCCCCGACGCGACCGTGCGGCTGCTCTACGTCCTCGATCCGATGGTCGACTACAGCCGTCGGCTGGCGTTTCCGGGCTACACCGACGAGGACGAGTACACGACCGAACGTGAGGAGGCCGACGCGATCCTCGACTCGCTCGTCCGGGATGCTCCGGAGGAGATCGCTGTCGAGACCGAACTGGCGGCCGGAGCGCCCGCCGGAGCGATCGTCGAGTTCTGTGACGAGAACGATGTCGACCAGATCGTCATCGGGAGTCACGGTCGGGAGGGCGTCGCCCGATTCCTGCTCGGCTCCGTCGCCGAAACCGTCGTCCGGCGATCGGTCGTCCCGGTGACGGTCGTCCGACCGGAGTGA
- a CDS encoding NuoI/complex I 23 kDa subunit family protein, translating into MIGLLKSMATTMKHALDGNTFTVEYPDVPPEVSPRFRGVHKFSQERCIWCRQCENVCPNDTIQIVTNEKREGEQYNLHIGQCIYCRLCEEVCPVDAILLTQNFEFTGDTKDDLVYNKEQLMNVPWYKDIDPLASREPDRGAWIGEGEGEVDYQ; encoded by the coding sequence ATGATAGGACTACTCAAATCGATGGCAACGACGATGAAACACGCACTGGACGGGAACACGTTCACCGTCGAGTACCCGGACGTCCCGCCGGAGGTGAGCCCCCGGTTCCGCGGCGTCCACAAGTTCAGCCAGGAGCGCTGTATCTGGTGTCGCCAGTGCGAGAACGTCTGTCCGAACGACACGATCCAGATCGTCACGAACGAAAAGCGCGAGGGCGAGCAGTACAACCTCCACATCGGCCAGTGCATCTACTGCCGGCTCTGTGAGGAGGTCTGTCCGGTCGACGCGATCCTGCTCACCCAGAACTTCGAGTTCACCGGCGACACGAAAGACGACCTGGTCTACAACAAAGAACAGCTGATGAACGTCCCCTGGTACAAGGACATCGACCCGCTGGCCTCGCGCGAGCCCGACCGCGGCGCGTGGATCGGCGAGGGAGAGGGCGAAGTCGACTACCAGTAG
- a CDS encoding CBS domain-containing ParB/RepB/Spo0J family partition protein, translated as MNVGAGDDRLRVHEYMTRDVETVSPDATAGEVARRIAESDEHSGFPVCDGRRVEGFISARDLLLASDDEPLFKVMTTDLVVAHPQMKVTDAARVILRSGIQKLPVVDDAGNLVGIISNTDVIRSQIERATPEKVGKLVQTLESIHGVTLGEERREVRIGELTPTQGKVYADELEGRKYELERGLAEPLVVIDVQGRLLLADGHHRVLAADRIGIEEMDAYVILVTDDIELGMERTAREEGLDSLSDINVVDYARHPLVETTRRLQ; from the coding sequence ATGAACGTAGGCGCGGGTGACGACAGGCTCCGGGTTCACGAGTACATGACCCGGGACGTCGAGACCGTCTCGCCGGACGCGACCGCGGGCGAGGTCGCGCGGCGGATCGCCGAGAGCGACGAACACAGCGGCTTTCCCGTCTGCGACGGCCGCCGCGTCGAGGGGTTCATCAGCGCGCGCGACCTGCTCCTGGCGTCCGACGACGAACCGCTGTTCAAGGTGATGACGACCGACCTCGTCGTCGCTCACCCGCAGATGAAGGTGACCGACGCCGCACGCGTGATCCTCCGTTCGGGGATCCAGAAGCTGCCCGTCGTGGACGACGCGGGCAACCTCGTGGGGATCATCTCGAACACCGACGTGATCAGGAGTCAGATCGAACGCGCGACCCCCGAGAAGGTCGGAAAGCTCGTCCAGACCCTAGAGAGCATCCACGGCGTCACGCTGGGCGAGGAACGACGGGAGGTCCGCATCGGCGAGCTGACGCCCACACAGGGGAAGGTCTACGCGGACGAACTGGAGGGCAGGAAGTACGAACTCGAACGGGGGCTCGCGGAGCCGCTCGTCGTCATCGACGTCCAGGGGCGGCTGCTGCTCGCCGACGGCCACCACCGGGTGCTCGCGGCCGACAGGATCGGGATCGAGGAGATGGACGCCTACGTGATCCTCGTCACCGACGACATCGAACTCGGGATGGAACGCACCGCACGGGAGGAGGGCCTCGACTCGCTGTCCGACATCAACGTCGTTGACTACGCGCGACACCCGCTGGTCGAGACGACGCGCAGGCTTCAGTAG
- a CDS encoding proton-conducting membrane transporter has product MTTRPRLNLGNHLLSGIAAVALFALLAAVFLTSTFPEPQGFPADAHITAAIGFAMFDIPAGDVPAEGFIASFFIIAIVLDAALDGAVMLARRDEDHRPEAVSREVETVTTGAVDLEDSTVEPTTGGTDRNPSGGGD; this is encoded by the coding sequence ATGACAACGCGACCACGGCTCAACCTCGGCAACCACCTGCTCTCGGGGATCGCCGCCGTCGCGCTCTTCGCACTCCTCGCGGCGGTCTTTCTCACCTCGACGTTCCCGGAGCCCCAGGGCTTTCCGGCCGACGCACACATCACCGCGGCGATCGGCTTCGCGATGTTCGATATACCGGCGGGAGACGTCCCCGCCGAGGGCTTCATCGCCTCGTTTTTCATCATCGCGATCGTTCTCGACGCCGCGCTCGACGGCGCGGTGATGCTCGCCCGACGCGACGAGGACCACCGTCCGGAGGCCGTCTCCCGCGAGGTCGAGACGGTCACGACCGGCGCCGTCGACCTCGAGGACAGCACGGTCGAGCCGACGACGGGCGGCACCGACCGCAACCCATCAGGGGGTGGCGACTAG
- a CDS encoding metal-dependent hydrolase encodes MWPWEHAIFAYLLYSIYSHLRYREAPDGRVAVVLVVAAVLPDVIDKPLAWEFGVFSTGYALGHSLFFAVPLSFAMWLLAWGRGSPRLGTAFGIGYLSHLVGDVLPIYVLEGEWTTDHLLWPIVVTSSHDHGQGFADRFLDLFLPYYHELTGGDPSLYTRLVLGMGVLTLLLWIYDGMPVLRELASGTRRLCLRTLRALATLGE; translated from the coding sequence ATGTGGCCATGGGAACACGCGATATTCGCCTACCTGCTGTACTCGATCTACAGCCACCTCCGGTACCGGGAGGCTCCGGACGGACGGGTGGCCGTGGTCCTCGTCGTCGCTGCGGTCCTCCCGGACGTCATCGACAAACCCCTCGCGTGGGAGTTCGGCGTTTTCTCGACCGGCTACGCGCTCGGGCACTCTCTCTTCTTCGCGGTCCCCTTGTCCTTCGCCATGTGGCTGCTCGCGTGGGGACGAGGGAGTCCCAGGCTCGGAACCGCGTTCGGAATCGGCTACCTCTCGCACCTCGTTGGCGACGTGCTCCCGATCTACGTACTGGAGGGCGAGTGGACGACCGATCACCTGCTCTGGCCGATCGTCGTCACCTCCAGCCACGACCACGGCCAGGGCTTCGCCGACCGATTTCTCGACCTCTTCCTCCCATACTACCACGAACTGACCGGCGGCGACCCGTCGCTCTACACGCGGCTCGTGCTCGGAATGGGGGTTCTCACCCTCCTGCTCTGGATCTACGACGGGATGCCCGTCCTGCGGGAACTTGCGAGCGGCACCCGTCGGCTCTGTCTCCGGACGCTCCGGGCGCTGGCCACGCTCGGGGAGTGA
- the nuoL gene encoding NADH-quinone oxidoreductase subunit L, whose product MDGLFAFSPLIALLPLASFLIVLGFGNYLPRKGALVGILATGGSLLLSLAMLAAVASGETYNETLYTWVAGAGEETISLTFGILIDPLSSLMLVIVSLIAFLVHVFSTGYMNDDHHHAQIGGLPRYYAELGLFTFSMLAFVFSDNLLMAFVFFELVGLCSYLLIGFWFKEDAPPSAAKKAFLVTRFGDYFFLVGVVGVLATFGTAQFAGPESFPQLAADAIDAGETLFGTSAETWITVLGLLVLGGVIGKSAQFPLHTWLPDAMEGPTPVSALIHAATMVAAGVYLVARMFGFYALSPTALSIIAFVGAFTALFAATMGVVKDDVKQVLAYSTISQYGYMMLGLGVAGYVAAVFHLMTHAFFKALLFLGAGAVIIAMHHEQDMWEMGGLKDRLPVVYATFLAGSLALAGIIPFSGFWSKDEILYDALILGLDNPIILVAYAMGLLAVFFTGFYTFRMVLLTFHGEPRSDHAEHPVELGWNMKGPLAVLGTLAVVAGVANLAPVTKLTGIDLEFLSSWLASGPEETAYPTYTGLAEQYAGYSTGVIGSEAVTVVVAGAVALGLALGGAGLAWKLYNVPTPVAHTDRLGEVKTVWQNNYYQDEFQVWLAEGATARVARGADTFDQGVIDGVVNGVGSVSLFSGDRVRRVQSGTVTNYAALIAASLVVILLAFVLLGGWI is encoded by the coding sequence ATGGACGGACTCTTCGCATTCTCACCGCTGATCGCACTGCTCCCGCTCGCGTCGTTTCTGATCGTCCTCGGCTTCGGGAACTACCTCCCGAGGAAGGGCGCGCTCGTCGGCATCCTCGCCACGGGCGGCTCGCTGCTGCTCTCGCTCGCGATGCTCGCCGCGGTCGCGAGCGGCGAGACGTACAACGAGACGCTCTACACCTGGGTCGCCGGCGCCGGGGAGGAGACGATCTCGCTCACCTTCGGGATCCTGATCGACCCGCTGTCGTCGCTCATGCTGGTGATCGTCTCGCTGATCGCCTTCCTCGTCCACGTCTTCTCGACGGGCTACATGAACGACGACCACCACCACGCCCAGATCGGCGGCCTCCCCCGATACTACGCCGAGCTTGGGCTGTTCACGTTCAGCATGCTCGCGTTCGTCTTCAGCGACAACCTGCTGATGGCCTTCGTCTTCTTCGAGCTCGTCGGCCTCTGTTCGTACCTCCTGATCGGCTTCTGGTTCAAGGAGGACGCCCCGCCGTCGGCCGCGAAGAAGGCGTTTCTCGTCACTCGTTTCGGTGACTACTTCTTCCTCGTCGGCGTCGTCGGCGTGCTCGCCACCTTCGGCACCGCACAGTTCGCCGGACCCGAGAGCTTCCCACAGCTCGCCGCCGACGCGATCGACGCCGGCGAGACCCTCTTCGGGACGAGCGCGGAGACCTGGATCACCGTCCTCGGCCTGCTCGTCCTCGGCGGCGTGATCGGCAAGTCCGCGCAGTTCCCGCTTCACACCTGGCTGCCCGACGCGATGGAGGGTCCCACCCCGGTTTCTGCCCTCATCCACGCGGCGACGATGGTCGCTGCGGGCGTCTACCTAGTCGCCCGGATGTTCGGCTTCTACGCCCTCTCGCCGACGGCGCTCTCGATCATCGCGTTTGTCGGCGCGTTCACCGCGCTGTTCGCCGCGACGATGGGCGTCGTCAAAGACGACGTGAAGCAGGTGCTCGCGTACTCGACCATCAGCCAGTACGGCTACATGATGCTCGGTCTGGGGGTCGCGGGCTACGTCGCCGCGGTCTTCCACCTGATGACCCACGCCTTCTTCAAGGCGCTCCTGTTCCTCGGCGCCGGTGCGGTGATCATCGCGATGCACCACGAACAGGACATGTGGGAGATGGGTGGACTGAAGGACAGACTCCCCGTCGTCTACGCGACGTTCCTCGCCGGCTCGCTCGCGCTCGCGGGGATCATTCCCTTCTCGGGCTTCTGGTCGAAAGACGAGATCCTCTACGACGCGCTGATCCTCGGTCTCGACAACCCGATCATCCTCGTAGCGTACGCGATGGGACTGCTCGCGGTCTTTTTCACCGGCTTCTACACCTTCCGGATGGTGCTGCTCACCTTCCACGGCGAGCCGCGAAGCGACCACGCCGAGCACCCGGTCGAACTCGGCTGGAACATGAAGGGGCCGCTCGCGGTACTCGGCACGCTCGCGGTCGTCGCCGGCGTCGCCAACCTCGCACCCGTGACGAAGCTCACCGGGATCGACCTCGAGTTCCTCAGCTCCTGGCTCGCCTCCGGACCGGAGGAGACCGCCTACCCGACCTACACCGGTCTCGCCGAGCAGTACGCGGGCTACTCGACGGGGGTGATCGGCAGCGAGGCGGTCACCGTGGTGGTCGCCGGCGCGGTCGCACTCGGCCTCGCGCTCGGCGGGGCCGGCCTCGCCTGGAAGCTCTACAACGTCCCCACGCCGGTCGCCCACACCGATCGGCTGGGCGAGGTCAAGACCGTCTGGCAGAACAACTACTACCAGGACGAGTTCCAGGTCTGGCTCGCCGAGGGCGCCACGGCGCGGGTCGCCCGCGGCGCCGACACGTTCGACCAGGGCGTCATCGACGGCGTCGTCAACGGCGTCGGCAGCGTGAGCCTGTTCAGCGGCGACCGGGTCCGCCGCGTCCAGAGCGGCACCGTCACGAACTACGCCGCGCTGATCGCCGCCAGTCTGGTCGTCATCCTGCTCGCGTTCGTCCTCCTCGGGGGGTGGATCTAA